Proteins encoded together in one Chitinophagaceae bacterium window:
- a CDS encoding ABC transporter ATP-binding protein, which produces MTPILKLTDISKIYVTNNQVLKILDSISIALYSGDTFSIVGPSGSGKTTLLGICAGLDNPSSGTVEWNGVQINTLTEDKKAFLRSQSVGFIFQNFQLLPTLNALENVMIPLELQGKYTNKKKAIDLLERVGLGKRIHHYPLQLSGGEQQRVAIARAFIHNPSILFADEPTGNLDTETAETVENILFELNKENKTTLVLVTHNKELAQKTSQIITLKNGKMV; this is translated from the coding sequence ATGACACCGATTCTCAAGCTCACAGATATTTCAAAAATATATGTAACGAATAATCAAGTTTTAAAGATATTGGATTCCATATCTATTGCTTTGTATAGCGGGGACACATTTTCTATTGTAGGTCCATCGGGAAGTGGTAAGACGACTCTTTTAGGAATATGTGCGGGATTAGATAATCCTTCTTCAGGAACAGTAGAATGGAATGGAGTGCAGATTAATACATTAACTGAGGATAAAAAAGCGTTTCTCAGAAGCCAGTCGGTAGGTTTTATTTTTCAAAATTTTCAACTTTTACCGACCTTGAATGCTTTGGAAAATGTAATGATACCTTTAGAATTACAAGGGAAGTATACAAATAAAAAAAAAGCAATAGATCTTTTAGAAAGAGTGGGATTAGGGAAAAGAATACACCATTATCCACTGCAATTATCGGGTGGTGAACAGCAAAGAGTGGCTATTGCAAGAGCGTTTATTCACAATCCTTCCATCTTGTTTGCAGATGAACCAACGGGAAATTTGGACACAGAAACAGCGGAAACGGTAGAAAATATTCTCTTTGAACTCAATAAAGAAAATAAAACAACGCTCGTTCTGGTAACTCATAATAAAGAACTCGCACAAAAAACCTCTCAAATCATTACTCTCAAAAATGGAAAAATGGTATGA